The following proteins are co-located in the Paenibacillus sp. FSL H8-0079 genome:
- a CDS encoding helix-turn-helix domain-containing protein, with amino-acid sequence MRNLLIVDDEVYALQAMVEGVDWHAAGIDQVFSACDAEEARKVLKASAIDIMICDIEMPGETGLDLQSWVLKHDPGMLTIFLTGHALFDYAQTAIKLNSFDYVLKPAPADQLIKVVSQAVEKIKDGEQRTRTNEVYETVYKRWKTHKPLLTERFWKDAISQRITLTEQRLQELAELYGAEIDPQARVLPIVISVEEWVREFDLRDEEVLEYALRNAGREMLLGDKPGEVFQDHSGLNIVLAYEQDGIIPSASEVAERCQVYIQECGTYFYCRLSCYVGVPVAVTELQGMLNELMDMERRNIKELEEVFVYDERGRDQEDRFLPIPWFSELSILFETGKVGDLRERVDEIFELLAAQEGLSPEILRLYYHAMLHVVYPLLHQKNVSIRSLYPGEREPEESVVTRSLPQLKLWTSDLIDRVIPVLYPDDHSPMTIVDQLCIYIETHIGEELMREELAAFAGFNPAYLSRLFRKEKGMSLSEFILQGRVAKAKTLLSQSTVKVTDIAGKVGYYNYSHFTKMFKKCTGITPQEFRKQSRTV; translated from the coding sequence ATGCGTAACCTGTTGATCGTGGATGATGAAGTGTATGCACTACAAGCGATGGTGGAAGGTGTTGACTGGCATGCGGCCGGCATTGACCAGGTGTTCAGTGCTTGTGATGCAGAAGAGGCGAGAAAGGTCCTGAAGGCAAGTGCCATTGATATCATGATCTGTGATATTGAGATGCCTGGCGAAACAGGGCTTGATCTGCAGAGCTGGGTGTTGAAACATGATCCAGGCATGCTGACCATTTTCCTGACAGGGCATGCATTGTTCGATTATGCTCAGACGGCAATTAAGCTGAACAGCTTTGATTATGTATTGAAGCCGGCTCCAGCAGATCAATTGATCAAGGTGGTAAGCCAGGCGGTGGAGAAGATCAAGGATGGGGAGCAGCGTACCCGTACCAACGAAGTTTATGAGACCGTATACAAACGCTGGAAGACCCATAAACCGCTCCTGACAGAACGTTTCTGGAAAGATGCCATCTCTCAGCGGATCACGTTAACTGAGCAACGGCTGCAAGAGCTCGCAGAATTGTATGGTGCTGAGATCGATCCACAGGCTCGTGTATTACCCATTGTGATCTCGGTAGAGGAGTGGGTGCGTGAATTCGATTTGCGTGATGAAGAGGTATTAGAATATGCCCTTCGTAATGCAGGAAGAGAGATGTTGCTTGGCGACAAGCCGGGTGAGGTGTTTCAGGATCATAGTGGATTGAATATTGTGCTTGCTTACGAGCAAGATGGCATCATACCGAGTGCGAGCGAAGTGGCAGAACGTTGTCAGGTGTACATTCAGGAATGTGGTACGTATTTCTACTGCCGATTGTCCTGTTATGTTGGTGTCCCGGTGGCTGTAACGGAGCTGCAAGGCATGTTGAATGAACTGATGGATATGGAACGACGCAATATTAAGGAGCTTGAAGAAGTCTTTGTTTATGATGAGCGGGGCAGAGATCAGGAAGATCGCTTTTTGCCTATTCCGTGGTTTTCGGAGTTATCCATTCTTTTTGAGACGGGTAAAGTTGGGGATTTGCGCGAACGTGTGGATGAGATCTTCGAGTTGCTTGCTGCTCAGGAGGGATTGTCTCCTGAAATACTTCGTCTCTACTACCATGCGATGTTGCATGTGGTCTATCCGTTACTTCATCAGAAAAATGTATCCATACGCAGTCTGTATCCGGGGGAACGGGAGCCGGAAGAGAGTGTAGTCACAAGGTCGTTGCCACAGTTGAAGCTGTGGACGTCTGATCTGATAGATCGTGTCATCCCGGTGTTATACCCGGACGATCACAGTCCAATGACTATTGTGGATCAGTTATGTATTTATATCGAAACACATATTGGCGAAGAACTCATGCGAGAGGAACTTGCAGCTTTTGCCGGTTTCAATCCTGCTTATCTATCCCGTTTGTTTCGAAAAGAGAAGGGGATGTCCTTGTCCGAGTTTATCCTTCAAGGGAGAGTAGCCAAAGCGAAGACCTTGCTGTCCCAGTCCACCGTCAAGGTGACGGATATCGCTGGCAAGGTGGGGTACTACAATTACTCGCATTTCACCAAAATGTTCAAAAAGTGCACAGGTATCACACCACAGGAGTTCCGCAAACAGTCACGTACCGTATAA